The nucleotide window CTTCGATAAAATCACCCAGATGCGAATCTTCATCATCACCAATCGGCGTCTCCATGGAGATCGGCTCTTTAGCGATTTTCAGCACCTTACGGATCTTATCTTCCGGCATCAGCATGCGCTCGGCCAGCTCTTCCGGCGTCGGCTCACGGCCCATCTCCTGCAGCATCTGGCGAGAGATACGGTTGAGCTTGTTAATGGTCTCAATCATATGCACCGGAATACGAATGGTGCGCGCCTGGTCAGCAATGGAGCGGGTGATAGCCTGACGGATCCACCAGGTGGCATAAGTTGAGAACTTATAACCACGACGATATTCAAACTTATCAACCGCTTTCATCAGACCAATGTTACCTTCCTGGATCAAGTCCAGGAACTGCAGGCCACGGTTGGTATACTTTTTGGCAATGGAGATAACCAGACGCAAGTTTGCTTCAACCATCTCTTTCTTCGCACGGCGAGCCTTGGCTTCACCGATAGACATACGACGGTTGATATCCTTAACCTGCTCGATAGTCAGGCCGGTCTCTTCTTCAATCTGACCCAGCTTCATCAGACCACGCTGCACGTCTTCAGAAACATCTTTCAGCTTTTCAGACCATGGCTTGTTCATCGCCAGAGCCGCTTTAAACCAGGTTTCGCTGGTTTCATTGCCGGTGAAGAGCGTGATGAAGTTCTTCTTCGGCATCTTACAGATCTCAACACAGAGCTTCATGATCAGACGTTCTTGCGTACGAACGCGGTCCATCATGGTGCGCATGTTGTTTACCAGGAAGTCGAACTGCTTCGGCACCAGGCGGAACTGTTTGAAGACGTCAGAAAGATTCTGAATCTCGGTAACGGCATCGGCGTGACTGCGGCCTTTGGCTTTGATAACGGTACGCGCTTTCTCGTACTGTACGCGCAGGTCGTTAAACTTCTCGCGCGCCAGTTCCGGATCGATGCTGTTGTCATCGTCGGCGGTGTCGTCATCTTCTTCATCTTCATCTTCGTCGTCGTCACGCTCATCTTCAGAAAGCTCCGACCCTACATGTGTTGCGGTAGGGGCGATATCTTCTTCAGCGTTAGGATCGACAAAACCGGTAATCATATCAGACAGGCGTGCTTCGCCCGCTTCAACGCGATCGTACTGCTCCAGCAGATAGGTAATCGCTTCCGGATATTCAGCAACGGAACACTGTACCTGGTTGATACCGTCTTCGATGCGTTTAGCGATGTCGATTTCGCCTTCGCGCGTCAGCAGTTCAACGGTACCCATTTCACGCATGTACATGCGAACCGGGTCAGTTGTACGTCCGATTTCAGATTCAACGCTGGATAACACTTGAGCAGCCGCTTCGGCAGCATCTTCGTCCGTGTCGCTGCTGTTTTCGTTCAGCATCAGATCGTCGGCATCAGGCGCTTCTTCCACAACCTGGATGCCCATATCGTTGATCATCTGAATGATGTCTTCGATCTGATCGGAGTCGACGATATCTTCCGGCAGATGGTCATTGACCTCGGCATAGGTCAGATAGCCTTGCTCTTTACCACGGGTGACAAGAAGCTTAAGCTGTGACTGCGGGTTTTGCTCCATAAGACGGTATCCACACTTCTGTTAAATTAGATTGGTGTCGGTCAGCTATGCATGATGCCAACAATAACAGTGAGGGCGTTGGATTTTTGCCGCTGCCCATCGAAGCGGCTGCCAGGCTCGACCTGGCGCATTATCGGCACTTAAGCCGCGGATATTCTGTAATAGTTATCTTATTTCTTTGCTAAAGCCTGGCTCAGCGTCCAGAACTCGCGGCGTTCTTCCGCGTTCAGTCCATGGGTGCGGTCGCGCGCAATCAGCTCTTCAAGCCTGCGCTCCAGCGCCGCGTCATACATGCTGGCCAGCGAATCCTTAAACATAGTTTCCACTTCATCTTCTACGATCATGTGGTTCCATGTGGCCAGAGTTTCAAGGCTCTGGCTAAATTTTGTTCCACGGTATAACTCTAGTAGCTGTCCAGTGGTCAGGCCAGGATGAGCAACGCAAGTGCTCACTAACTCCACAAATAGTGGAAAGCCCGCCATCTCTGACGCCTGCAGCCCGTCAAGGGGCGGAACCATCGCCGCCAGCGCCGGATTCTGAATCAGTAACCCAATCAGTATACGCATGGTGGTGCGTTTAAGCTGCGGCTGCTGCGGCGGTTTCGCATTCTCGCCCTGTTTTGGCATCAGCTTGTCCAGCTGATTATCATCCAGGATGCCTAACTTGCTTCCCAGCGTCTGCCGCAAATAGATACGTAACGTTTCGCCGGGAACCTGACTAATCAGCGGTAATGCCAGCGTACTGAGCTGAGCGCGACCATCCGGCGAACGCAAATCCACCTGCGGCAGCAGCGTGTCAAACAGGAAAGCGGAGAGCGGCATAGCCTGCTCCATCCTGGCTTCAAAAGCTTCTTTTCCCTCTTTACGCACCAGCGTATCGGGATCTTCGCCATCCGGCAGGAACATAAAGCGTAGCTGACGACCGTCATTCATGTAAGGCAATGCGGTTTCCAGCGCTCGCCATGCTGCTTCCCGGCCCGCTCTGTCGCCGTCATAGCAACATATAACGTTATCGGTCGTGCGAAACAGAAGTTGAATATGTTCAGGCGTGGTAGAGGTCCCCAACGACGCAACGGCATAATCGATGCCAAACTGCGCCAGCGCCACCACATCCATATAGCCTTCCACCACCAGCAGCTTCGCCGGTTCAGGATGCTTTTTTTGCGCTTCATAGAGGCCGTACAACTGCCGGCCCTTGTGAAAAATATCCGTTTCCGGTGAGTTAAGGTATTTCGGTACGCCATCGCCAAGCACGCGGCCGCCAAACCCTATCACCCGCCCGCGCTTGTCGTGGATCGGGAACATCACCCGCTCGCGGAAGCGGTCGTAACTGCGGCCCTGATCGTTAGTGACCAGCATGCCCGCATCGATCAATGCCTGGCGATCGTCCTGATTGCGACCAAATCGCTTCAGGGCGTTATCCCAGCCTGCGGGAGCGAAGCCGATAGAGAAATGCCTGATGACATCGTCACTCAGACCACGATTAGCGAGGTATTCGCGCGCGGCGGCTGCCTGACTCTGCGAAAGCGACTGCTGATAAAACTCGTTCAGGCCGCCCATCAATTGATAGAGACTCTGGCGCTGATGGCGCTCAAGCTGGCTGGGACCCGTGCCGCTTTCATAGGGCACTTCAAGGCCGTAAAGCGTAGCCAGCTCCTCAATGCTCTCCACAAATTCCAGACGATCGTAATTCATCAGGAAGTCGACGGCATTGCCGTGAGCGCCACAGCCGAAGCAGTGGTAAAACTGTTTTTCACCGTTCACGGTGAAAGAGGGGGTTTTTTCGTTATGGAAAGGACAGCACGCGTGGTAGTTCTTGCCCTGCTTCTTTAACTTTACGCGCGCATCGATAAGATCCACGATGTCCGTGCGTGCCAGCAAGTCATTGATAAATACACGTGGAATTCGTCCAGCCATAAGCCCCGGTTTATCAGCTCATAAACGAGAACAAGCCGCGCATTCCTTTCGGAAAGCACGGCCTTCTTAACTACTTACTTATCTGTATTGCGTGAGGGCGAACCCTCAAAGATTAGTACAGACGAGTACGGCGTGCGTTTTCGCGAGCCAATTTCTTCGCGTGGCGTTTAACAGCAGACGCTTTAGCGCGCTTACGTTCGGTAGTCGGTTTTTCATAAAACTCACGACGACGAACTTCAGCCAGAACGCCTGCTTTCTCGCATGAACGCTTGAAGCGACGCAGTGCTACGTCAAATGGCTCGTTTTCACGTACTTTAATTACCGGCATGTAACTCTCACCTCGATAAATTCGGTTTTGTTGCTGACGTCGGTGCCAGCTTGTTTCAAAATGGTGCGGAATTTTACTCCAACACAGGCCGCGTTGTAAAGCACCATAGCA belongs to Erwinia pyri and includes:
- the rpoD gene encoding RNA polymerase sigma factor RpoD, producing MEQNPQSQLKLLVTRGKEQGYLTYAEVNDHLPEDIVDSDQIEDIIQMINDMGIQVVEEAPDADDLMLNENSSDTDEDAAEAAAQVLSSVESEIGRTTDPVRMYMREMGTVELLTREGEIDIAKRIEDGINQVQCSVAEYPEAITYLLEQYDRVEAGEARLSDMITGFVDPNAEEDIAPTATHVGSELSEDERDDDEDEDEEDDDTADDDNSIDPELAREKFNDLRVQYEKARTVIKAKGRSHADAVTEIQNLSDVFKQFRLVPKQFDFLVNNMRTMMDRVRTQERLIMKLCVEICKMPKKNFITLFTGNETSETWFKAALAMNKPWSEKLKDVSEDVQRGLMKLGQIEEETGLTIEQVKDINRRMSIGEAKARRAKKEMVEANLRLVISIAKKYTNRGLQFLDLIQEGNIGLMKAVDKFEYRRGYKFSTYATWWIRQAITRSIADQARTIRIPVHMIETINKLNRISRQMLQEMGREPTPEELAERMLMPEDKIRKVLKIAKEPISMETPIGDDEDSHLGDFIEDTTLELPLDSATSESLRSATHDVLAGLTAREAKVLRMRFGIDMNTDHTLEEVGKQFDVTRERIRQIEAKALRKLRHPSRSEVLRSFLDD
- the dnaG gene encoding DNA primase, with product MAGRIPRVFINDLLARTDIVDLIDARVKLKKQGKNYHACCPFHNEKTPSFTVNGEKQFYHCFGCGAHGNAVDFLMNYDRLEFVESIEELATLYGLEVPYESGTGPSQLERHQRQSLYQLMGGLNEFYQQSLSQSQAAAAREYLANRGLSDDVIRHFSIGFAPAGWDNALKRFGRNQDDRQALIDAGMLVTNDQGRSYDRFRERVMFPIHDKRGRVIGFGGRVLGDGVPKYLNSPETDIFHKGRQLYGLYEAQKKHPEPAKLLVVEGYMDVVALAQFGIDYAVASLGTSTTPEHIQLLFRTTDNVICCYDGDRAGREAAWRALETALPYMNDGRQLRFMFLPDGEDPDTLVRKEGKEAFEARMEQAMPLSAFLFDTLLPQVDLRSPDGRAQLSTLALPLISQVPGETLRIYLRQTLGSKLGILDDNQLDKLMPKQGENAKPPQQPQLKRTTMRILIGLLIQNPALAAMVPPLDGLQASEMAGFPLFVELVSTCVAHPGLTTGQLLELYRGTKFSQSLETLATWNHMIVEDEVETMFKDSLASMYDAALERRLEELIARDRTHGLNAEERREFWTLSQALAKK
- the rpsU gene encoding 30S ribosomal protein S21; the protein is MPVIKVRENEPFDVALRRFKRSCEKAGVLAEVRRREFYEKPTTERKRAKASAVKRHAKKLARENARRTRLY